The proteins below come from a single Streptococcus porcinus genomic window:
- a CDS encoding YneF family protein — protein MSTTIWILLIILALTAGLFGGMYIARKQIEKELGEHPRLTPEAIREMMSQMGQKPSEAKIQQTYRNIVKQSKAATAKGK, from the coding sequence ATGTCTACAACAATTTGGATTTTATTAATTATTCTTGCGCTTACAGCTGGTTTATTTGGCGGGATGTACATTGCCCGCAAGCAAATTGAAAAAGAACTAGGAGAACATCCTCGTTTGACGCCAGAAGCTATTAGGGAAATGATGAGCCAGATGGGTCAGAAACCAAGTGAAGCTAAAATCCAACAAACCTACCGTAATATTGTGAAACAATCTAAGGCTGCTACAGCTAAAGGGAAATAA
- a CDS encoding Bax inhibitor-1/YccA family protein produces the protein MNDHIIYSETDSGLSQFFAKIYGLVGAGVGLSAFVSYLMLYPFRDNLVAIIANHPFVYYGAIILELILVFVASGAAQRNTPMALPLFLFYSALNGFTLSFIIAAYTQTTVLQAFISSATVFFTMSMIGLLTKKDLSGFSKALMAAVIGIIVASVVNLFIGSGGLNFIISIVSVLIFSGLIAVDNNRIKAVYQATNGQVGDGWAVAMALSLYLDFINLFISLLRIFGRND, from the coding sequence ATGAACGATCATATTATTTATTCGGAAACTGACTCTGGTCTTAGCCAATTTTTTGCAAAGATATACGGGTTGGTGGGAGCAGGTGTAGGATTATCTGCCTTTGTATCCTACCTAATGCTATATCCTTTTAGAGATAATCTGGTTGCTATTATTGCAAATCACCCTTTTGTTTACTATGGTGCTATTATATTAGAATTGATTTTGGTATTTGTGGCTAGCGGGGCTGCGCAACGTAACACTCCTATGGCCTTGCCTCTTTTCCTCTTCTATTCAGCATTAAATGGTTTTACATTGAGCTTCATCATTGCTGCTTATACACAAACAACCGTTCTTCAAGCCTTTATTTCGTCTGCGACTGTTTTCTTTACAATGTCGATGATTGGACTACTTACTAAGAAAGACTTATCGGGTTTTAGTAAAGCTTTGATGGCTGCTGTGATTGGAATTATTGTGGCAAGTGTCGTTAACTTATTTATTGGTAGTGGAGGTCTGAACTTTATTATTAGTATTGTCTCAGTATTAATCTTCTCAGGTCTAATTGCAGTTGATAACAATCGTATTAAAGCTGTCTATCAAGCTACCAATGGTCAAGTTGGAGATGGCTGGGCAGTTGCTATGGCCTTAAGTCTCTATTTAGATTTTATTAACTTATTTATTAGCTTGCTTCGTATTTTTGGTCGTAATGACTAA
- a CDS encoding HD domain-containing protein gives MDYTNDQEFMEHVGHLINHPKFQKLESIVQHQHSTRLEHSINVAYTSYKLAKRFGWDAKSTARGGLLHDFFYYDWRVTKFNKSHAWVHPRIALRNAKKLTDINKREEDIILKHMWGATVAFPRYRESYIVTMVDKYWAIKEAVTPMRNRWANRRFFKRKTLNSHNR, from the coding sequence ATGGATTATACTAATGACCAAGAATTTATGGAACATGTTGGACACTTAATCAATCATCCAAAATTTCAAAAACTAGAATCAATTGTTCAACATCAGCATTCAACCCGTTTAGAACATTCTATTAACGTCGCGTATACCAGCTATAAACTTGCTAAGCGATTTGGTTGGGATGCTAAAAGCACAGCCCGTGGCGGGCTCTTACATGATTTCTTTTACTATGATTGGCGTGTCACAAAATTCAATAAGAGTCATGCTTGGGTACATCCAAGAATTGCCCTACGTAATGCCAAAAAATTAACAGATATTAATAAGCGAGAAGAAGATATTATCTTAAAACATATGTGGGGAGCTACAGTAGCTTTTCCGCGTTATCGTGAAAGTTATATTGTAACGATGGTTGATAAGTATTGGGCAATTAAAGAAGCAGTGACTCCCATGCGCAACCGATGGGCTAATCGTCGTTTTTTCAAGCGTAAAACTTTAAACAGTCATAATCGATAA